A stretch of DNA from Natronoarchaeum philippinense:
TCGACGTTCTCGGGGACGCCTTTCTCACGGTAGTGGTCGTGCATCGCCTCTTGCACGTCGACGGCGTAGACCTGCCCCACTCGCGGGGCGACCTCGTCGGTGTAGAAGCCGGTGCCGCTGCCCAGATCCGCGACGGCGCCGTCGGCGTCGGGGGCGAGCGCCCAGACCAGTTCCTCGGCAGAGAGGAACTGGTATCGACTCGCCGCGTCTTCGAGTTTCTCGGCTCTGGACGCGTCGAACGTGTGATGTCCCATGTTAGAGGTTCCCGAATGCTTCGTCGACCAGTTCGCCCGTTTCGGCGATGATGTCTGCCATCTCGTCGTCGTCGGGCGCCATGCCGACGAGTCGCGCGATGCGCATGATCGAGACGTGATAGACGCGCTGCTGGCCGGGTTCTTCCTCCCAGATGACGACGTTACAGGGGAACAGACCGCCCATCTTCTTGTCGGTCGCGTCGAGCGCGCGGTCGGCAACGGCGGGGTTGCACGCGCCCAGCACGTAGTAGGGATCCCGGCCGGCGTCGACTTTCTCGTTGAGCATCTCCGAGGGCGAGAACTCCGTGGCGACGCCGAAACCGGCGTCGGTGAAGGCCTCGCGGACGTGTTCGATGGCTTCCTCGTGGTCCATCTCCAGCGTCGTCTGTTCGGCGCCGATGTCGTCGGGGTCGATCTGCGCAGGGTCGATAGGGAGCGTCATTCGTGCGGAATATTGTGCTCATTAAGAAAAACTCTTTCGACGCATCGCGTTCCTGCCGGCTGTGGGGCGTGCCAGCCCACTCCGCCTGCGGTGCTCGGTCACGTCGTCCAACTCCGGGCGCGATACCCGCCACGTCGTCCGGCCGGCTGTCGATGGTGACGCCGCGGCACGACAGGCGCATTGGGGGCGGTTCGGTCCGTTCGGCTTCGGTCGACGGTATTGTGTGGTGTATGAACAACAACTAAGTTCGAGCGTCACTAACGTCGGGACGATGGCCGAAGACATCGAGGAGATCCGGAAACGGAAGATGGAGGAACTCCGCAACCGAACCGAGGGCGGCGACGCCGAAGCAGCCCAACGGCAACTGACAGAGCCGATGTCGGTCGACGGGAAGGCCGAACTCAACGAGACCGTTACCAAACACGATGTCGTGCTGGCCGACTTCTACGCCGACTGGTGTGGCCCCTGCAAGATGATCGAACCGGTCGTGAAGGGCATCGCACGGGACACCGACGCCGTCGTGGCGAAGGTCGATGTCGACGCCAACCAGCAACTCGCCGGCGAGTACGGCGTCCGCGGCGTCCCGACGCTCGTGCTGTTTGCCGACGGCGAGCCGGTCGAACGCCTCTCGGGGATGCAAGACGACGCCCAACTCCGGAATCTGGTCCAGAGTTACACGTAGCGCGGCCGTCCCCGAGTCACCACAACACCCATCAGACGAGAGAGTAATCGTGTACGTAGATGGACGGCAAGAGCAATATTACTCGTCGTCGCGCCCTCCTCGCCGGCGGCGGCACGGTGGCGTTTGGCGGCGGCGTCGCGTATCTCGCGTCGCGCTCGGGATCGAGCGATTCGGAGTACGTCCCCGCCACGTTTCACGAGAGCGACGGGACCAGCGGCTTCGGCGTCGAACTCGCCGGACGACCGATCGCCGGCGAGCGCGACGCCACAGTTGATCTCTACTACTGGACGGACTACCTGTGTCCTTTCTGCAAGAAGTTCGAGACCGAGACGCTCCCGCAGATCGGTCGGAACTATCTCGACACCGGCGACGTGCGGCTGGTGATGCTGTCGTATCCGAACATCGGGCGGTACTCGATGCCGGCGTCGGTGTGGGGGCGGTGCGTCTGGGCGCAGGCAGCCGACACCGAGCCCGAGGCGTTCTGGCGCTGGCACGGCGCGGCCTTCGACGAACAGGCCGAATCCGGAACGGGCTGGGCCGACGAGGTGACGTTCGCCGGCGTCACCGAGCAGACCGACGGCGTCGATCTCGCCGCCGTCGAGGACTGTCGCGCGAACCGTGGCGAGTCGATCCGCGAGAGCATCTCCGTCGATCTCGAAACCGGCCGCTCCGCCGGGCTCCGCGGGACGCCGGGGTTCGTGATCTACAACCGGCAGTCCGACGCGGCCGGCAAGCTGGTCGGCGCACACCCCTACGAGAACTTCGCAGATGCCATCGATCAGGTGCTACAGTCGTGATCGGTGACCGGGCTGGGACCGTGCGCGACTGGGCCGGCGATCTGCGCGCCGCGCTCGCGTACCCGCTCACGTCGGACGGCCGATTGCTGCTGGCCGGCGTCGCCACGGCCGCGACGTACGCCGTGCTCGTGTTGAGCACGTTCCCGCAGTTCACCCTCCAGCTACTCGCGCGTGACCTGACCGACCTCGGCTACGCCGTCGCGGAACTCACCCGCGAACTGTACCTGAGCACCGGCTGGATCGGACTGGTGCTCGTCGCCGCCTACGCGGTGCTGACCGGCGTCGCGGCGACAAACGCGCTCGCGCTGGTTCGCCGCACCCGCCGACGCGGGGCGTCGACGCTCGTCGGCGTCCTGCCGGGCCTGCTGGCGGCCGGCTGTGCGAGCTGTGGCGCCGGCGTGCTCGGCGCGCTCGGCTTCGTCGGCGCGATGGCGGCGCTCCCGTTCGACGGGAACTTGCTCCGCGTCGGCGGCATCGCTCTGCTGCTCTTTTTCCTCGGGCGGGCGGGCGATCCGCGAACGTGCTCGATCGGGGAGGTGGCGACGTGACGGCGCCGCGGCGCGCCCGGCTGCTCCGAAGCGTCGGCGTGAGCGTCGGCGTCTTCGTGCTGTTCGGGACGGTGACCGGGCTCCTGCCGAACCCGATCTACGTTCGGATGGTCGACCGGACGCCGGCGGACTACCTGTTTCTCGTCGCCACGGCCGCGTTCGCCGGGGCGTTCGTCTACCAGCGCTCGCTGGCCGACGAGCCGTTCGGGGACCGACTCGCCGCGGGCGGCGTGGTCGGCGGCTTTCTCGCTTTCGGCTGTCCGATCTGTAACGCGGTGTTGCTCGCGCTGTTTAGCTCGTCGGCGCTCATGACGCACTTCGATCCGCTTCGACCGGCGCTGGGCGCGGTCAGCGTCGCGGTGTTTGCGGCGCTCCTGTACTACCAGCGGCGCCGCTGCGAGGCCTGCTGAGACTGGGGCCGCACCGTCGACGACCCAAAAACACATCAGGGATTCGTCCGAACTGACGGACGACGATGACTGGTTCCGACGTGGCTGCCGATGGCGGCGTGGACGCCGATACGGACGCCGACGCGAGTTCCGACTCCGAATCGGCGCCGCCGTGGGGTTTGCTCGGCGCCGGGGGTGCGCTAAGCCTCTGTTGTCTCTTCGCGGCGCCATCGGCCAGCGGGGTTGCCGGCGGCGCGGCGGCTGCCGGCGGCGCGGCGGCTGCTGCCGGTAGCAGCCTCACCCAGATTCTGGTGACGGTGCTGACCGTCGCCGCCATCGGCGCCGTCGTTCGCTTCCGGCTCTCCGCAGGCTCCGCCGAAGCCTGAGCCGGCCGCGGCCGTCGCCGTGGACCGCCCGCCGACTTTTCCGCCCGAGAGCCCACGGCCCCGTAGCAGTATTGTGCGGTCCGGGAAATACTTTTGGCGCTACCCGTCCAACGATAGCGTATGAGCGACACCTTCGTCGTCGTCGGCGGGGACGCCGCGGGGATGAGCGCCGCGAGCAAGGCTAAGCGCGAGGACCCGGACCGCGAGGTGATCGTCTTCGAGAAGGGCGAGTGGGTGTCCTACGCGGCCTGTGGCATGCCCTACTACGTCAAGGGGGATGTCGAGGAACTGGACGACTTGGTCGCCGTGACGCCCGAGGAGTTCCGCGAGGAGCGCGATGTCGGCCTGCGGACGGGCCACGAAGTCGTCGAAATCGACCCCGAGGCCGAACGCGTCACCGTCGAGGACGGGGACGAGACGTTCGAGCAGTCCTACGACGACCTCCTCGTGGGAACGGGCGCGAGCGCGATCGAACCGCCCTTCGACGGGTTGGACCTCGACGGCGTGTTCACCATCCACGACATGGACGAGGCCGACGCCATCGAGGACTACGTCACCGAACGCTCGCCAGACACCGCGGCGATCGTCGGCGGCGGTTACGTCGGCGTCGAGATGGCCGAGGCGCTATCGGCCCGTGGGGTCGACGTGAGCCTCTACGAGATGTTACCCCACGTCCTCCAGCCGTTCGGCGACGCCGTCGCCGAGGCTGTCGAAGACCACCTGCGCGGACAGGGTGTCGATCTGCATCTTAACACGGCCGTCTCCGGCTTCGACGGCGAGGGCGCGGTCGAACAGGTCGTCCTCGACGACGACACGCACGCTGCCGAGATTGCGGTGGTCGGCGTCGGAGTCGCCCCGAACACTGACCTTGCCGCCGACGCCGGCCTCGAACTGGGCGAGACCGGCGCCGTCGCAACCGACGATTACGGTCGCACCAACTACGAGAACGTCTACGCCGCCGGCGACTGCGCCGAGGCGCGCCACGTCGTGACCGGCGACCCCGACCACGTCCCGCTGGCGCTGACGGCCAACCGCGCCGGACGCGCGATCGGCCAGACCGTCACCGGCGATCCGACGCCGGTCGGCGACATCGCTGGCACCGCAATCGTCAAAGCGTTCGAGTTGGGCGCCGCCAGAACCGGAGTCGTCGACGAGGAGCGCGCCCGAGACGCCGGGTTCGATCCCGTCTCGGTCACCGTCTCGGCGCCGACGCGGGCCCACTACTACCCCGGCGGCGACGACCTCACCGTCACGCTACTGGCCGATCGGGCGTCGGGCGAGCTGCTGGGCGGTAGCGTCGTCGGCCGCGAAGGGGCAAAGCGGATCGACACGGTCGCCACGGCGCTCACCTCGGGGATGACGGTGAGCGAGCTTCGGGACGCCGACCTCGCGTACGCGCCGCCGTTCAGCCCCGTCTGGGATCCCGTGCTCACGGCGGCGAAAGTGCTCGGCGGGAAACTCGACCGGGAATGAGCGACGCCCCCGTCGCGTACGTCCGCGAGCGCCGCGAGGAACTGGTCGACCTCGCGCTCGACTTGCTGGCGATCGACACGACGAACCCCCCCGGAGAGACGCGCGAGGCCGTCGCCGCGATCGAGCGGTTTCTCGATCCCCTCGGCGTCGATGTCGAGCGGTTCGCGGTCGATCCGGCCAAGCCCAACCTCCTCGTGCGGGTCCCCGGCGCCGCCGACCGGACGCTGCTGTACGAGGGACATCTCGACACGGTCCCGTTCGACGCCGACGCGTGGGCCCGCGACCCGCTCGGCGAGCGCGCCGACGGCCGCGTCTACGGCCGCGGCGCGACCGACATGAAAGGCGCCGTGGCGTCGCTGCTGTTCGCGCTCCGGGCGTTCGCCGACGCGGACGCCGAGCCGCCGGTCGACCTGCTGTTCGCGCTGGTCAGCGACGAGGAGGTCGGCGGCGACGCCGGACTCCCCGCGCTGCTGGAGGCGGACCGCCTCGACGCCGACGCCTGCGTCATCGGCGAGCCGACCTCCCAGACCGGTCGCCACTCAGTGACGGTCGCCGACCGGGGGAGCATCTGGTTGACGCTCGAGGCCAGCGGCGACGCCGCCCACGGCTCTCGGCCGACGCTCGGCGTCAACGCGGTCGACCGACTGTACGATGCTGTCGAGACGATCCGCGAGCGCTTCGGCGCGCGAGCGCTCGATCTCGACCGCGCCGTCGAGCCGATCGTCGAGGAGTCGGTCGAGTACTACGCTCCTTCTATGGGTGCCGAGCGGGCCCGCGAACTCTTCGAGTACCCCTCGATCAACCTCGGCGTCTTCGAGGGCGGCGAGGCGATCAACAGCGTCCCCCAGTCCGCCCGCGCGAAGGTCGACGTTCGGCTGACCGCGGGCGTCAGTACGCCGGACGTGCTTTCGGACCTGCGGGCCTGCGCTGACGACTGCGAGGGCGTCACGATCGCCGACGTTTCGTGGAGCGTCGGCACCGCAGAATCGCCCGACAGCCCGCTCGTCGACGCCGTCGCGTCGACGGCCGAATCCGTCACCGGCGAGCGCGTCTACCGCCGCAGCGCGACGGGCGGCGGCGATGCCAAGAAACTCCGGAACGAGGGGATTCCGACCGTCGAGTTCGCCTTCGGCACCGACACGGTGCACGCGGTCGACGAGTACGTACCGGTCGACACGCTGGTCGACAACGCGGTC
This window harbors:
- a CDS encoding DUF302 domain-containing protein, encoding MTLPIDPAQIDPDDIGAEQTTLEMDHEEAIEHVREAFTDAGFGVATEFSPSEMLNEKVDAGRDPYYVLGACNPAVADRALDATDKKMGGLFPCNVVIWEEEPGQQRVYHVSIMRIARLVGMAPDDDEMADIIAETGELVDEAFGNL
- the trxA gene encoding thioredoxin — translated: MAEDIEEIRKRKMEELRNRTEGGDAEAAQRQLTEPMSVDGKAELNETVTKHDVVLADFYADWCGPCKMIEPVVKGIARDTDAVVAKVDVDANQQLAGEYGVRGVPTLVLFADGEPVERLSGMQDDAQLRNLVQSYT
- a CDS encoding DsbA family protein translates to MDGKSNITRRRALLAGGGTVAFGGGVAYLASRSGSSDSEYVPATFHESDGTSGFGVELAGRPIAGERDATVDLYYWTDYLCPFCKKFETETLPQIGRNYLDTGDVRLVMLSYPNIGRYSMPASVWGRCVWAQAADTEPEAFWRWHGAAFDEQAESGTGWADEVTFAGVTEQTDGVDLAAVEDCRANRGESIRESISVDLETGRSAGLRGTPGFVIYNRQSDAAGKLVGAHPYENFADAIDQVLQS
- a CDS encoding FAD-dependent oxidoreductase; translation: MSDTFVVVGGDAAGMSAASKAKREDPDREVIVFEKGEWVSYAACGMPYYVKGDVEELDDLVAVTPEEFREERDVGLRTGHEVVEIDPEAERVTVEDGDETFEQSYDDLLVGTGASAIEPPFDGLDLDGVFTIHDMDEADAIEDYVTERSPDTAAIVGGGYVGVEMAEALSARGVDVSLYEMLPHVLQPFGDAVAEAVEDHLRGQGVDLHLNTAVSGFDGEGAVEQVVLDDDTHAAEIAVVGVGVAPNTDLAADAGLELGETGAVATDDYGRTNYENVYAAGDCAEARHVVTGDPDHVPLALTANRAGRAIGQTVTGDPTPVGDIAGTAIVKAFELGAARTGVVDEERARDAGFDPVSVTVSAPTRAHYYPGGDDLTVTLLADRASGELLGGSVVGREGAKRIDTVATALTSGMTVSELRDADLAYAPPFSPVWDPVLTAAKVLGGKLDRE
- a CDS encoding M20 family metallopeptidase encodes the protein MSDAPVAYVRERREELVDLALDLLAIDTTNPPGETREAVAAIERFLDPLGVDVERFAVDPAKPNLLVRVPGAADRTLLYEGHLDTVPFDADAWARDPLGERADGRVYGRGATDMKGAVASLLFALRAFADADAEPPVDLLFALVSDEEVGGDAGLPALLEADRLDADACVIGEPTSQTGRHSVTVADRGSIWLTLEASGDAAHGSRPTLGVNAVDRLYDAVETIRERFGARALDLDRAVEPIVEESVEYYAPSMGAERARELFEYPSINLGVFEGGEAINSVPQSARAKVDVRLTAGVSTPDVLSDLRACADDCEGVTIADVSWSVGTAESPDSPLVDAVASTAESVTGERVYRRSATGGGDAKKLRNEGIPTVEFAFGTDTVHAVDEYVPVDTLVDNAVVYAQLPTAWASSIDR